From the genome of Bradyrhizobium elkanii USDA 76, one region includes:
- the cobS gene encoding adenosylcobinamide-GDP ribazoletransferase — MNQWLDDLRTATAFLTRLPMPHPDGARTERFARAQRLFPLVGAAIGAAIGLFCLLLRAIGVPDLAAAALALGGSALLTGALHEDGLADVADGFGGGRDVAAKLEIMRDSRLGTYGALALVVSFAAKLAALATIPNGLVVQSLISAHALGRGVLPWIAISLPYARKDGLAANAGKPDGAIAAVAAGLALLIAVLALPFGSALLAALAAGASALIMALVAKRQIGGQTGDVLGGAEQVAETAILVLLAARLG; from the coding sequence ATGAATCAATGGCTCGACGATCTCCGGACCGCGACCGCCTTCCTGACCCGCCTGCCGATGCCGCATCCGGACGGCGCGCGGACGGAGAGGTTTGCCCGGGCGCAGCGGCTGTTTCCCCTGGTCGGGGCCGCCATCGGGGCGGCGATCGGCCTGTTTTGCCTGCTGCTGCGGGCGATCGGTGTGCCGGATCTCGCCGCCGCCGCGCTCGCGCTCGGCGGCAGCGCGCTGCTCACCGGCGCGCTGCATGAGGACGGGCTCGCCGATGTCGCCGACGGGTTCGGTGGCGGCCGCGATGTCGCGGCCAAGCTCGAGATCATGCGCGACAGCCGGCTCGGCACCTATGGCGCGCTGGCGCTGGTGGTGAGCTTTGCCGCCAAGCTTGCGGCTCTCGCGACAATTCCAAATGGCCTTGTGGTGCAGAGCCTGATATCTGCGCACGCGCTGGGCCGCGGCGTGCTGCCATGGATCGCGATCAGCCTGCCCTACGCGCGCAAGGATGGGCTCGCCGCCAATGCCGGAAAGCCCGATGGTGCGATCGCGGCGGTCGCGGCCGGCCTGGCGCTGCTGATCGCAGTCCTCGCCTTGCCGTTCGGCAGCGCGCTGCTGGCGGCGCTCGCGGCCGGTGCGAGCGCACTGATCATGGCGCTCGTGGCAAAGCGGCAGATCGGCGGCCAGACCGGCGACGTGCTGGGCGGCGCCGAACAGGTCGCGGAGACCGCGATCCTGGTGCTGCTTGCGGCGCGGTTAGGTTAG
- the cobT gene encoding nicotinate-nucleotide--dimethylbenzimidazole phosphoribosyltransferase — protein sequence MQFSTLDDIRGFCRELPQGDEASAAAATQRQQNLTKPPGSLGRLEEVAIWLARWQRREMPRLDHVTIAVFAGNHGIAERGVSAYPSEVTAQMVANFAAGGAAINQIAKLAGAELRVEPLELARPTRDFTAGPAMDAADFLVALDTGWRTVPEQCDLLVVGEMGIANTTVAATLCAALMGGRGVRWAGRGTGVDDAGLIRKRTTIDAALKLHRGVIDDPLVTAMSLGGRELAAIAGAVLAARARCIPVLLDGFVATAAVLPLARLQPDSLAHCRAGHVSAELGHRELLRELELAPLLDLNMRLGEGSGAGVAILLLRAALACHGGMATFAEAGVSGAD from the coding sequence ATGCAGTTCAGTACTCTAGACGACATCCGCGGCTTTTGTCGCGAACTGCCGCAGGGCGACGAGGCCAGTGCCGCGGCCGCCACGCAGCGCCAGCAGAACCTGACCAAGCCGCCGGGAAGCCTCGGCCGCCTGGAGGAGGTTGCGATCTGGCTGGCGCGCTGGCAGCGGCGTGAGATGCCCCGGCTCGATCACGTCACGATCGCCGTATTCGCCGGCAATCACGGCATCGCCGAGCGCGGCGTTTCAGCCTATCCCTCCGAGGTCACCGCGCAGATGGTGGCGAACTTCGCCGCCGGCGGCGCTGCGATCAACCAGATCGCCAAGCTTGCCGGTGCGGAGCTGCGTGTCGAGCCGCTCGAGCTGGCGCGCCCGACCCGCGATTTCACGGCCGGGCCGGCGATGGACGCCGCCGATTTCCTCGTCGCGCTCGATACCGGCTGGCGCACGGTGCCCGAGCAATGCGATTTGCTCGTGGTCGGCGAGATGGGCATCGCCAACACCACGGTCGCCGCGACGCTGTGCGCGGCCTTGATGGGCGGGCGCGGCGTACGCTGGGCCGGCCGCGGCACCGGTGTCGACGATGCCGGGCTGATACGCAAGCGCACCACGATCGATGCGGCGCTCAAGCTGCATCGCGGCGTGATCGACGACCCGCTCGTCACCGCGATGTCACTCGGCGGACGCGAGCTCGCGGCGATCGCGGGCGCTGTGCTGGCGGCGCGCGCACGCTGCATTCCGGTGCTGCTCGACGGCTTCGTGGCGACCGCCGCGGTGCTGCCGCTGGCGCGGCTTCAACCCGACAGCCTCGCGCATTGCCGCGCCGGGCATGTGTCGGCCGAGCTCGGCCACCGCGAATTGCTGCGCGAGCTCGAACTCGCCCCCTTGCTCGATCTTAACATGCGGCTCGGCGAAGGCTCCGGCGCGGGGGTCGCGATCCTTTTGTTGCGCGCGGCGCTCGCCTGTCATGGCGGCATGGCGACCTTTGCCGAGGCCGGCGTCTCCGGCGCGGACTGA